A genomic stretch from Edaphobacter aggregans includes:
- a CDS encoding A/G-specific adenine glycosylase produces MNDFEELPVVPVDADFKDRGLEAVGFRRKLMNWYRSHARELPWRGISDPYRTWVSEVMLQQTRVAAVIEHYENFLRRFPTIVALALASEAEVLAVWSGLGYYRRARMLHKAAQFIVRERGGVLPGTAAELRTLPGIGEYTSAAIASIAFGESIAVVDGNVERVLLRLTGRAEMATAAGRAFVQTQAAALVPRKKVDERGNAAGDHNQAMMELGATICLPRAPLCLHCPVYSMCRTRGEHVTPPRAVQKSRPAAYLLSLRKRGTVTEVLLERRADDASLMAGMYELPPLPQDAIQGREPLLRVRHAITNTNYYVQVFAASGPQDRGLRRAVPAAKDDLEWVRTNRLGMVPLTGLARKVLQRLDVMEVRPVRLPET; encoded by the coding sequence TTGAACGACTTTGAGGAACTGCCGGTGGTCCCGGTGGATGCGGATTTTAAAGATAGAGGCCTGGAGGCGGTAGGGTTTCGACGCAAGCTGATGAACTGGTACAGGAGCCATGCTAGGGAGTTGCCGTGGCGCGGGATCAGCGATCCTTACCGGACGTGGGTGTCGGAGGTGATGCTGCAGCAGACGCGGGTGGCTGCGGTGATCGAACACTACGAGAACTTTTTACGGCGGTTTCCGACGATTGTCGCGCTGGCGCTGGCGAGCGAGGCAGAGGTGCTGGCGGTGTGGTCTGGACTGGGGTACTACAGGCGGGCTCGGATGCTGCACAAGGCGGCGCAGTTCATCGTGAGGGAGCGGGGTGGAGTGCTGCCGGGAACGGCTGCTGAATTGAGGACGCTGCCGGGGATTGGTGAGTATACGAGTGCGGCGATTGCGAGCATTGCATTTGGCGAGAGTATTGCCGTGGTGGATGGGAATGTGGAACGGGTTCTGCTGCGGTTGACGGGCAGGGCTGAGATGGCGACGGCGGCGGGGCGGGCATTTGTGCAGACGCAGGCCGCGGCGCTGGTTCCGAGGAAGAAGGTGGATGAGCGGGGCAATGCGGCGGGGGACCATAACCAGGCGATGATGGAGCTGGGGGCGACGATCTGTCTGCCGCGTGCTCCGCTGTGTCTGCATTGTCCGGTGTATTCGATGTGCAGGACTCGAGGGGAGCATGTGACGCCGCCGCGTGCGGTGCAGAAGAGCAGGCCGGCGGCGTATCTGCTGAGTTTGCGGAAGCGCGGCACGGTGACGGAGGTGCTGCTGGAGCGGAGGGCGGACGACGCGAGCCTAATGGCGGGGATGTATGAGCTGCCTCCGCTGCCTCAGGATGCGATTCAAGGACGAGAGCCGCTGCTGCGGGTGCGACATGCGATTACAAATACGAACTACTACGTGCAGGTGTTTGCCGCGAGTGGGCCTCAGGATCGAGGGTTGCGGCGGGCGGTTCCGGCGGCGAAAGACGATCTGGAGTGGGTGCGGACGAATCGGTTGGGGATGGTGCCGCTGACGGGGCTTGCGAGGAAGGTGTTGCAGCGGCTGGATGTGATGGAGGTGAGGCCGGTTCGTCTACCGGAGACGTAA
- a CDS encoding MGH1-like glycoside hydrolase domain-containing protein translates to MPTRLPQRTRLLPRRDFLQLSALAAGATLLPAQTRTAAPAKSPRLPINDPVRQRTWDAALSTLAGNIHIVPGYDRPVLFEGSVYPGIWQECGPHEGLVYGTLSPHIPQNDGVPTPLEIARNNHMAFFALQRPIGHESAGQIPASIKMTEVGFGQIQMVVPIAATAWELFQLTDDDELLVTAYNACSRWDAWLRQYRDTRNTGLVEGFCAYDTGHDNSPRWAGIPNRCPDSDARKVPPIPSMPRLCPDLSATVYGARVALAQMATALGKGDEASRWHEDAEKIRQLIITKLYSPEDAAFYDLDAQNKFVRVRSDVISRVLGEHVLKRSEPHDKAIFESIWSRQIHNAKAFWAPYPLTSIAMDDPTFNRPTPPTPWPRNVWAGPSQALTALRAPRWMLYYGKQTELNHLMRQWCEAIMRHTEFRQQMDPITGDFTQADPSGYSPAALVFLDFTRRLSQSTQ, encoded by the coding sequence ATGCCAACCCGCCTGCCCCAGCGAACGCGCTTACTCCCAAGGAGAGACTTCCTCCAGCTCTCCGCGCTCGCCGCTGGAGCCACTCTCCTGCCCGCACAAACCCGGACCGCAGCGCCTGCTAAATCTCCACGCCTCCCCATAAACGACCCCGTTCGGCAGCGCACATGGGACGCCGCCCTCTCCACACTCGCCGGCAACATCCACATCGTCCCCGGTTACGACCGCCCGGTCCTCTTCGAAGGCAGCGTCTACCCCGGCATCTGGCAGGAGTGCGGCCCCCACGAAGGCCTCGTCTACGGAACCCTAAGCCCGCACATCCCCCAAAACGACGGCGTCCCCACCCCACTCGAGATCGCCCGCAACAACCACATGGCCTTCTTCGCCCTCCAACGCCCCATCGGTCATGAATCCGCCGGCCAGATCCCCGCCTCCATCAAGATGACCGAGGTAGGTTTCGGCCAGATCCAGATGGTCGTCCCCATCGCCGCCACCGCTTGGGAGCTCTTCCAGCTCACCGACGACGACGAGCTCCTCGTCACCGCCTACAACGCCTGCAGCCGCTGGGACGCCTGGCTCCGTCAATACCGCGACACCCGCAACACCGGCCTCGTCGAAGGCTTCTGCGCCTACGACACCGGCCACGACAACTCCCCCCGCTGGGCTGGAATCCCCAACCGCTGCCCCGACAGTGACGCCCGCAAAGTCCCGCCCATCCCCTCCATGCCGCGCCTCTGCCCCGACCTCTCCGCCACCGTCTACGGAGCCCGCGTCGCCCTCGCCCAAATGGCCACTGCGCTCGGCAAAGGGGACGAAGCCAGCCGCTGGCACGAGGACGCCGAAAAGATCCGCCAGCTCATCATCACAAAGCTCTACAGCCCCGAGGACGCCGCCTTCTACGACCTAGACGCCCAGAACAAATTCGTCCGCGTCCGCTCCGACGTCATCTCCCGCGTCCTCGGCGAGCACGTCCTCAAGCGCTCCGAGCCCCACGACAAAGCCATCTTCGAATCCATCTGGTCTCGTCAGATCCACAACGCCAAAGCCTTCTGGGCGCCCTACCCTTTAACCTCCATCGCCATGGACGACCCAACCTTCAACCGCCCTACCCCGCCCACCCCCTGGCCCCGCAACGTCTGGGCCGGCCCCTCGCAAGCCCTCACCGCGCTCCGAGCCCCCCGCTGGATGCTCTACTACGGCAAGCAAACCGAACTCAATCACCTCATGCGCCAGTGGTGCGAAGCCATCATGCGCCACACCGAGTTCCGCCAGCAGATGGATCCCATCACCGGAGACTTCACCCAGGCCGACCCCAGCGGCTACTCTCCCGCCGCCCTCGTCTTCCTCGACTTCACCCGCCGCCTGAGCCAATCAACGCAATAG
- a CDS encoding GYD domain-containing protein: MAQYLVQVAYTSEAIATLVNNPHDRIVVVSKVVKKLGGKVVNGWLSFGEYDTAVIVHLPDNVAAAAFSMALGAGGAAKNVKTTPLLSVEEGISAMKAAATTGYKPPASA, translated from the coding sequence ATGGCTCAATATCTGGTGCAGGTCGCATATACCTCCGAGGCTATCGCCACCCTCGTCAACAATCCGCACGACCGCATCGTCGTGGTCTCCAAAGTAGTCAAGAAGCTGGGAGGAAAGGTAGTCAACGGCTGGCTCTCGTTCGGAGAGTACGACACAGCCGTCATCGTGCACCTGCCTGACAACGTAGCCGCTGCTGCGTTTTCCATGGCCCTCGGAGCCGGCGGCGCCGCTAAGAACGTCAAGACCACCCCGCTGCTCTCCGTCGAAGAGGGCATCTCCGCAATGAAAGCCGCCGCGACCACCGGCTATAAACCGCCAGCCTCCGCCTAA
- a CDS encoding cupin domain-containing protein: protein MKRRNFLKSAASTFPLALTQPFALAVASNDIPLKEAHVVPAGQDIFGENRTLGFSRISFKTSTHDTGGDLLVVEHNNLLPGGPPLHLHLAQDEWFYIMEGEVLFQVGDKRLKLKPGDSVLAPRKIPHTFTGAGTTPAKMLIAFTPAGKMEQFFRDTAHGKADLMDAALFRKYDMELVGPPLKLT from the coding sequence GTGAAACGCCGCAACTTCCTCAAGTCTGCCGCCTCAACCTTTCCTCTCGCCCTCACCCAACCCTTCGCCCTCGCCGTCGCCTCCAACGACATCCCCTTGAAAGAAGCGCACGTCGTCCCCGCCGGACAAGACATCTTCGGCGAGAACCGCACCCTCGGCTTCAGCCGCATCTCCTTCAAGACCTCCACCCATGACACCGGCGGCGACCTCCTCGTCGTCGAGCACAACAACCTCCTCCCCGGCGGCCCGCCCCTGCACCTCCACCTCGCGCAGGACGAGTGGTTCTACATCATGGAAGGCGAGGTCCTCTTCCAGGTCGGCGACAAGCGTCTGAAGCTCAAACCAGGCGACTCCGTACTCGCGCCACGCAAAATCCCCCACACCTTCACCGGAGCAGGAACCACACCCGCAAAGATGCTCATCGCCTTCACCCCCGCAGGCAAAATGGAACAGTTCTTCCGCGACACCGCCCACGGCAAAGCCGATCTCATGGACGCAGCCCTCTTCCGCAAGTACGACATGGAACTCGTAGGCCCCCCGCTGAAACTCACCTAG
- a CDS encoding serine hydrolase domain-containing protein — MGMFVDSGIPNDAHTFIGSCMGGPGVSVVAFTPSGGWVVVASNGAYMAEGIPQDCFTQLGTVLKNGWTVRSIAFPPAGGDSWVIVADQGYYASNIPNDCFQMIGTYFKNGWRISCVAFPPAGGDSWVIIANNAMNASNIDDQCFQTLCNYTQGNRRATQVAFGPNGGWVIYGDEAYYANGSFNAACSAQIKTFENQNWLVGHVALTASGGWSVICNTTLPASPDPLRVFENFFLQDGNNQWHTIYDRMSFHGVPGASVAFVQNNAVAWRTSYGVLQAGGNQYVYTNTPFQAASISKPHAAIGVQLLAQNNKIALTDPIGSRTTWPVATRACAPAAWTQKASIQLTLEHKGGFIGRGNTYPLTACSGFTADGGGFGGYPNTPGVTLPTLDQILSGTSPANSPPIEISTPPGTFYYSGMGYVVLMRMIQDVTGTDFRTWMQTNVLTPLGMTASTYALNLPAALSRAAAGHGTNGQPIPGLRNLYPEASAAGLYTNAGDLCQIIIMLNAGGKVNGTQLLSAAQAKAMLTSQVGIFVNSDQPNQPGYLFNHNGENYGFTAMIQGYPNQSAGMAIMVNRDDGDGNASAFYTEVINALIRVYGLQT; from the coding sequence ATGGGAATGTTTGTTGATAGCGGCATACCGAATGATGCGCATACTTTTATTGGTAGTTGCATGGGCGGCCCGGGGGTGTCGGTTGTCGCCTTTACGCCGAGCGGCGGCTGGGTGGTTGTAGCGTCGAATGGCGCCTATATGGCGGAGGGGATTCCGCAGGACTGTTTCACGCAGTTGGGAACGGTCCTCAAGAATGGCTGGACGGTGCGGTCGATTGCGTTTCCCCCTGCGGGTGGGGATAGCTGGGTGATCGTTGCAGACCAGGGATATTATGCGAGCAACATACCGAACGATTGTTTTCAGATGATCGGGACGTATTTCAAGAATGGCTGGAGGATCTCGTGCGTTGCGTTTCCGCCTGCGGGTGGGGATAGCTGGGTGATCATTGCGAACAATGCGATGAATGCGAGCAACATCGACGATCAGTGTTTTCAGACTTTGTGCAACTACACGCAAGGCAATCGGCGTGCGACGCAGGTGGCATTTGGTCCGAACGGTGGCTGGGTGATCTATGGCGATGAGGCTTACTACGCCAATGGCAGCTTCAATGCCGCGTGCTCCGCGCAGATCAAGACGTTCGAGAATCAGAACTGGCTGGTTGGGCATGTTGCGCTTACAGCTTCGGGCGGATGGTCGGTTATCTGCAATACGACGCTGCCCGCATCGCCTGATCCGCTGCGCGTCTTTGAAAACTTTTTCCTTCAGGATGGGAATAATCAGTGGCACACGATCTATGACCGGATGAGTTTTCACGGTGTTCCGGGAGCGAGTGTGGCGTTTGTACAGAACAATGCTGTGGCTTGGCGCACATCGTATGGCGTGCTTCAGGCGGGTGGGAATCAATATGTCTACACGAACACTCCGTTTCAGGCGGCTTCGATCAGCAAGCCACATGCTGCGATTGGAGTGCAGCTGCTGGCGCAGAACAATAAGATCGCGCTGACGGACCCGATCGGCAGCCGTACGACATGGCCTGTTGCAACGCGCGCGTGTGCGCCGGCGGCCTGGACGCAGAAGGCGAGCATTCAATTGACGCTTGAACACAAGGGCGGGTTTATTGGTCGAGGGAATACATATCCCTTGACCGCATGCTCCGGCTTTACGGCGGATGGGGGCGGGTTTGGCGGATACCCGAATACTCCCGGAGTGACACTGCCGACGCTCGATCAGATTCTGAGCGGGACTTCGCCGGCGAACTCGCCACCGATTGAGATTTCGACACCGCCTGGAACTTTTTACTACTCCGGTATGGGCTATGTGGTGTTGATGCGGATGATTCAGGATGTGACGGGCACAGACTTCCGGACTTGGATGCAGACGAATGTGTTGACGCCTCTTGGTATGACAGCGTCGACCTACGCTCTGAACCTGCCTGCGGCGTTGTCACGCGCGGCGGCGGGCCATGGCACGAATGGTCAGCCTATCCCAGGGTTGAGAAATCTTTATCCCGAGGCGTCGGCTGCTGGTCTTTATACGAATGCTGGCGACTTGTGCCAGATCATCATTATGCTGAACGCGGGCGGCAAGGTGAATGGCACGCAGTTGCTGAGCGCTGCGCAGGCGAAGGCAATGCTAACGAGTCAGGTCGGCATCTTCGTGAACTCGGACCAGCCGAATCAACCGGGATATCTTTTCAATCACAACGGGGAGAATTATGGCTTCACAGCGATGATTCAGGGGTATCCGAATCAGTCTGCAGGCATGGCTATTATGGTCAACCGCGATGATGGCGATGGGAATGCGAGCGCGTTTTACACGGAGGTGATCAACGCGTTGATTCGTGTCTATGGTTTGCAGACGTAG
- a CDS encoding alpha-N-acetylglucosaminidase translates to MLCGSANAQTSTKPAEEVLQRVMPSLAPQFNLKLRTISKEGDSFRISGTAGHIQVEAATLPTLLYGVNWYLKYVAHLQVSTNGMQLGPANTVLPASPQPIEKPALYKLRYALNENVDGYSAPYWDEARWRREIDILALSGTNAILIERGADLVLYKTFRDAGYSDTAIRQWITQPAHQNWQLMGNMCCFIEPISIELLHKRAESAKKLIAMLRELGITPVLPGYYGIVPADFATLHPGAHVITQGDWNGFTRPGWIDPRDPNFAPLAASFYRHQHELYGDSTIYDMEIFQEGGAAGDVPVGEAAKLIQTALEKAHPGSLWLMMGWQDNPMPAVMNAVDTSRVLVADIEQGRIPREDRDHEFRGAQWLYGGLWEFGGRTTLGAPLYDYAVRMPKMAKLPGSRIVGTALFTEGLDTNPFAFDLYTEMAWHSDPVDLATWTDGYALRRYGAEDLHAKRAWQIILKTAYGYRADGDKNHGERDASHDSLFSAQPSLTTLHAATWSPDVMRYRPEDLQPALTELLQVAPNLRTTDTYKFDLVDLARQVMANESRTMLPQIKAAYEAGDRAKFAALTTHWLHRMQLLDSLLQTNEYFLLGRWLQYVPPWALSPAELAQLNYDARSILTTWGDRHASEYGLHEYANRDWAGLTSDYYLPRWKMYFDTLSTALETKSPPKPIDWYAFGDEWNRKSTNYAATPTNQTYPAALAIASDLNLAP, encoded by the coding sequence ATGCTGTGTGGCTCCGCGAACGCGCAAACCTCAACCAAACCGGCAGAAGAAGTTCTCCAGCGAGTCATGCCATCCCTCGCGCCGCAGTTCAACCTCAAACTCCGGACCATATCAAAAGAAGGCGACTCCTTCCGAATCTCTGGCACCGCAGGACACATCCAGGTCGAAGCAGCAACCCTCCCGACCCTCCTCTACGGCGTGAACTGGTACCTCAAATACGTAGCCCATCTGCAAGTCTCAACCAACGGAATGCAGCTCGGCCCAGCAAACACAGTCCTGCCAGCGTCGCCGCAACCAATCGAAAAACCCGCCCTCTACAAGCTCCGCTACGCCCTCAACGAAAACGTAGACGGATACTCCGCACCTTACTGGGACGAAGCCCGCTGGCGTCGCGAGATCGATATCCTCGCCCTCTCCGGCACCAACGCCATCCTCATCGAGCGCGGCGCAGACCTCGTCCTCTACAAGACCTTCCGCGACGCAGGCTACAGCGACACCGCCATCCGCCAGTGGATCACCCAGCCCGCACATCAGAACTGGCAACTCATGGGCAACATGTGCTGCTTCATCGAGCCCATCTCCATCGAACTCCTTCACAAGCGCGCCGAATCAGCAAAGAAGCTCATCGCGATGCTCCGCGAGCTCGGCATCACCCCCGTCCTGCCCGGCTACTACGGCATCGTCCCCGCTGACTTCGCCACCCTCCACCCTGGCGCACACGTCATCACGCAAGGAGATTGGAACGGCTTCACTCGCCCCGGCTGGATCGACCCCCGCGACCCCAACTTCGCACCCCTCGCCGCATCCTTCTACCGCCATCAACACGAGCTCTACGGCGACTCCACCATCTACGACATGGAAATCTTCCAGGAAGGCGGAGCCGCAGGCGACGTCCCCGTAGGCGAAGCCGCAAAGCTCATCCAGACAGCCCTCGAAAAGGCTCACCCCGGCTCACTCTGGTTGATGATGGGATGGCAAGACAACCCCATGCCCGCCGTAATGAACGCCGTCGACACCAGCCGGGTACTAGTCGCCGATATCGAACAAGGCCGCATCCCCCGCGAAGATCGCGACCACGAATTCCGCGGAGCCCAATGGCTCTACGGCGGCCTATGGGAGTTCGGAGGCCGCACCACCCTCGGCGCTCCACTCTACGACTACGCCGTACGCATGCCCAAAATGGCCAAGCTCCCTGGCAGCCGCATCGTCGGCACCGCCCTCTTCACCGAAGGCCTCGACACCAACCCCTTCGCCTTCGACCTCTACACCGAGATGGCGTGGCACAGCGACCCCGTCGACCTCGCCACATGGACCGACGGCTACGCCCTACGACGCTACGGCGCCGAAGACCTACACGCAAAACGCGCATGGCAGATCATCCTCAAAACAGCCTACGGATACCGCGCCGACGGCGACAAAAACCACGGCGAGCGCGACGCCTCACACGACTCTCTCTTCAGCGCCCAGCCATCACTAACAACACTGCACGCAGCAACCTGGTCGCCCGACGTCATGCGCTACCGCCCCGAAGACCTACAACCCGCACTAACCGAGCTGCTGCAGGTAGCACCCAACCTCCGCACAACCGACACCTACAAATTCGACCTCGTCGATCTGGCCCGTCAGGTAATGGCGAACGAGAGCCGCACCATGCTCCCGCAGATCAAAGCAGCCTACGAAGCAGGCGATCGTGCCAAGTTCGCCGCACTAACAACCCACTGGCTCCATCGCATGCAACTGCTCGACTCACTTCTCCAGACAAACGAATACTTCCTCCTCGGACGATGGCTCCAGTACGTCCCACCCTGGGCCTTATCCCCCGCAGAACTAGCCCAGCTAAACTACGACGCCCGCTCCATCCTCACCACCTGGGGAGACCGCCACGCCAGCGAGTACGGCCTACACGAATACGCAAACCGCGACTGGGCCGGCCTCACCTCCGACTACTACCTGCCAAGGTGGAAGATGTACTTCGACACCCTCTCCACCGCCCTCGAAACAAAGTCCCCGCCCAAGCCCATCGACTGGTACGCCTTCGGCGACGAATGGAATCGCAAATCGACAAACTACGCCGCAACCCCCACCAACCAGACCTACCCCGCCGCCCTGGCGATAGCCAGCGATCTGAACCTGGCACCATAA
- a CDS encoding serine hydrolase translates to MNPKAYRNSGRLSHRKRRQIASTLVPLLAYLLAASSAVAQKLSTETQAKMESAISTFMAESRVPGISVAIVQHGELLWSAGFGMADLENSVPATSQTLYRIGSISKSLTATAAMTLWERGKLDLDYPVQKYCSAFPQKPWPITTRQLLGHLGGIRYYKVPELPYSISQTDPEVGNTRHFEDGIEGGLKFFASDPLVAQPGTHFNYSTQGYTLAGCAIEGASGEKYADYVRESVLVPAGMLQTRPDDRFAIIPLRTRFYSKDQSGAVVNAEFLDASYKVPGGGWLSSAPDMARFEVAMLNDRLVKRTTRDLMWTASMPSDGLGRMAYGLGWQLGETDGVKDVGHGGSQQGASAMMLIAPDARAGVVVLTNSDNIGAPALATRLLGIVLGLPLREHKEIAVDPKSFEGYVGTYQLGDFSMAIAREGDRLFVKIRDQKTQLVPESVRDYVFKGSDIQIIFVTDGNGRAKELILREGGSDAYLNRID, encoded by the coding sequence ATGAATCCAAAGGCATACCGCAATAGTGGTCGGCTTAGTCATCGGAAACGCCGGCAAATCGCGTCCACGCTCGTGCCGCTTCTCGCGTATCTGCTGGCTGCGAGCAGCGCCGTCGCTCAGAAGCTCTCAACCGAGACGCAAGCGAAGATGGAAAGCGCCATTTCTACTTTCATGGCTGAGAGCAGGGTGCCGGGCATCTCCGTCGCCATTGTCCAGCATGGTGAATTGCTGTGGTCAGCGGGCTTCGGCATGGCCGATTTGGAGAACTCTGTTCCTGCGACATCGCAAACGTTGTACCGCATCGGTTCGATTTCGAAATCACTTACGGCTACTGCTGCCATGACGCTTTGGGAACGCGGCAAGCTGGATCTGGACTACCCTGTGCAGAAATACTGCTCGGCATTCCCGCAGAAACCGTGGCCGATCACCACGCGCCAACTGTTAGGGCATCTGGGCGGGATTCGCTACTATAAAGTGCCCGAGCTTCCCTACTCCATATCTCAGACAGACCCCGAAGTGGGCAACACGCGTCACTTCGAAGATGGGATCGAAGGCGGCCTGAAGTTTTTCGCGAGCGATCCGTTGGTCGCGCAGCCCGGGACACACTTCAACTATTCAACGCAAGGCTACACTCTTGCGGGATGCGCAATCGAAGGAGCATCCGGGGAGAAGTACGCGGATTACGTGCGCGAGAGTGTTTTGGTTCCGGCCGGCATGCTGCAAACGCGTCCGGACGATCGCTTCGCCATTATCCCGCTGCGCACGCGCTTCTACTCGAAAGATCAATCCGGTGCTGTGGTGAATGCGGAGTTTCTGGATGCAAGCTACAAAGTTCCGGGCGGCGGTTGGCTTTCCTCTGCACCGGACATGGCGCGATTCGAGGTGGCGATGCTCAATGATCGTCTGGTCAAGCGCACCACGCGGGACCTCATGTGGACAGCATCCATGCCGTCGGATGGGCTCGGACGGATGGCCTACGGGCTTGGGTGGCAATTGGGCGAGACGGACGGCGTGAAAGATGTGGGCCACGGCGGGTCGCAGCAGGGAGCCAGCGCCATGATGCTGATCGCGCCGGATGCGCGGGCTGGTGTGGTGGTCCTCACCAATTCGGACAACATTGGCGCGCCCGCATTGGCAACCCGGCTTCTCGGGATAGTGTTGGGGCTTCCGCTGCGCGAGCACAAAGAGATCGCTGTCGATCCGAAATCGTTCGAGGGCTACGTCGGAACCTACCAGCTCGGTGATTTCAGCATGGCCATTGCACGGGAGGGCGATCGTTTGTTCGTAAAGATAAGGGACCAGAAGACTCAGCTAGTTCCGGAAAGCGTTCGCGATTATGTTTTTAAGGGTAGTGACATCCAGATCATCTTTGTGACGGATGGCAATGGGCGGGCGAAGGAACTGATCCTACGCGAGGGCGGGAGCGATGCGTATTTGAATCGGATCGACTAG
- a CDS encoding dihydrofolate reductase family protein: MSNATRSTITLHVVSSLDGFIASKDNSVSWMDSSDVYESGVTDDGSDVILSIDCYVLGSRTYEHALQLGWPYGDTPTVVITNRKLPSTRHSVEFYSGDLKKLAVEILAPRYKNIWLVGGAMLGQSFLKLGLVDEIRLMIAPVTLGDGLHLFGNSGTELKWHLNNIVAYKNGFVELSYKRPSTGS; this comes from the coding sequence ATGTCAAACGCAACGAGATCGACGATAACGCTGCACGTAGTTTCGAGCCTCGATGGCTTCATCGCCAGCAAGGACAACAGTGTTTCGTGGATGGACAGTTCTGACGTCTACGAAAGCGGGGTTACTGACGATGGCTCTGACGTCATCCTTTCAATAGACTGCTACGTGCTGGGTTCTCGCACCTACGAGCACGCGCTGCAACTCGGCTGGCCCTACGGCGACACTCCGACGGTCGTAATAACAAATAGAAAGCTGCCATCCACAAGGCATAGCGTCGAATTCTACTCTGGCGATCTCAAAAAATTAGCAGTCGAGATACTAGCGCCTCGATACAAAAACATCTGGCTGGTTGGAGGTGCCATGTTAGGCCAGAGTTTTCTCAAACTCGGCTTGGTGGATGAAATCAGATTGATGATAGCGCCGGTCACATTAGGTGACGGACTGCACCTGTTCGGTAATTCCGGTACCGAACTGAAGTGGCATCTGAACAACATAGTCGCTTACAAGAACGGCTTCGTCGAGTTATCGTACAAGCGCCCATCAACCGGCTCCTGA
- a CDS encoding tetratricopeptide repeat protein: MEDKAKGGLQHIPTGTALSLHSTRSSIIARGRRDAANAASNPHHRQAVTDYNARNFTEAAAGFRLAAEQGHAESQYLLSTMYDAGQGLPQDDTQSAYWERKAAEQGHAYAQANLSFRYYGADNFPEAFAWCQRAAHSNLAWAQYNLGLMYRKGEGVPQSNTEAAHWYRLAATQNFPEAQQKLADLYYTGQGVPLSYTHAAAWYRKAAEQGNAEAQFQLGHLYAFGQGVDHDYTQSRHWTRQAALQGHEQALRELKRREYRDP, encoded by the coding sequence ATGGAAGATAAAGCCAAAGGCGGCCTGCAGCACATCCCAACCGGCACCGCGCTGTCACTCCATTCCACGCGATCCAGCATCATAGCCCGCGGCCGCCGCGATGCCGCCAACGCAGCTTCCAACCCGCACCACCGGCAGGCCGTCACCGATTACAACGCCCGTAACTTCACCGAGGCAGCAGCCGGCTTCCGGCTCGCCGCCGAGCAAGGTCACGCCGAGTCGCAGTACCTCCTCAGCACGATGTACGACGCCGGTCAGGGTCTGCCGCAAGACGACACGCAGTCTGCCTACTGGGAGCGCAAAGCCGCCGAGCAGGGTCACGCCTACGCGCAGGCCAACCTCAGCTTTCGCTACTACGGAGCCGACAACTTCCCTGAAGCTTTCGCATGGTGCCAGCGCGCCGCCCACAGTAACCTCGCTTGGGCGCAATACAACCTCGGCCTCATGTATCGCAAAGGCGAAGGGGTCCCGCAAAGCAACACCGAAGCTGCCCACTGGTATCGCCTCGCCGCCACTCAAAACTTTCCCGAAGCCCAGCAGAAGCTGGCCGACCTCTACTACACCGGCCAGGGAGTCCCGCTCAGCTACACACACGCCGCCGCCTGGTATCGCAAGGCCGCCGAGCAAGGCAACGCCGAGGCCCAGTTCCAGCTTGGCCACCTCTACGCCTTTGGCCAGGGCGTAGACCACGACTACACCCAGTCCCGCCACTGGACTCGTCAGGCCGCCCTCCAGGGCCACGAACAAGCGCTGCGCGAGCTCAAGCGCCGCGAATACCGCGACCCATAA